In Thioalkalivibrio paradoxus ARh 1, the following are encoded in one genomic region:
- a CDS encoding glycosyltransferase — protein MSPEISVIIPVYNAESSLEACLDSVLKQTCREFEVIAVNDGSTDRSGAILDAIARSNARLRVLHRPNRGLSAARNAGICMARGRYLGFVDADDFIDPTMYESLWAVARHDDADVVKCGYRVLEPGRTPRVVQRPQSGRIAWTGGRPAVLAYLANGIDTVVWDGLYARYLFRTIRFPEGRIHEDTFTTPLLLNAARRVVLLDAALYNHRKCPGSITGSFSIRRLDEVWARVQLWRTLEGGAVPGRLRDAIDLQVARSISRNLRLAYAGGGMAGLAEACDALGGVIPSTELLRVARNRTINVQARLFLRGVLAGPLAAATLLQLDRPWQAYRRARDAFLAGNACPNAP, from the coding sequence ATGAGCCCTGAAATCTCGGTCATCATCCCGGTCTACAACGCCGAAAGCTCCCTGGAGGCGTGTCTGGACTCGGTGCTGAAACAGACTTGCCGCGAATTCGAGGTGATCGCGGTGAACGACGGTTCGACCGACCGCAGTGGTGCGATCCTCGACGCCATCGCCCGCTCGAACGCGCGCCTGCGCGTGCTGCATCGCCCAAACAGGGGATTATCGGCGGCGCGGAATGCGGGTATCTGCATGGCCCGGGGCCGGTACCTGGGTTTCGTGGATGCGGACGACTTCATTGATCCCACGATGTACGAATCCCTGTGGGCGGTGGCCCGACATGACGATGCAGACGTCGTCAAGTGCGGTTACCGCGTGCTTGAGCCCGGCAGGACGCCCCGGGTCGTTCAACGGCCGCAATCCGGGCGGATTGCGTGGACCGGCGGGAGACCCGCGGTGCTGGCGTACCTGGCGAACGGCATCGACACGGTCGTCTGGGACGGACTGTATGCGAGGTATCTCTTCCGAACGATACGGTTTCCGGAAGGGCGTATTCACGAGGACACCTTCACCACGCCGCTCCTGCTGAATGCCGCGCGGCGGGTGGTGTTGCTGGACGCTGCGCTGTACAACCACCGCAAGTGCCCCGGGAGCATCACGGGGTCGTTCTCGATCCGCCGCCTGGACGAAGTCTGGGCGCGGGTGCAGTTGTGGCGGACCCTCGAAGGTGGTGCGGTACCGGGCAGGCTGCGAGACGCCATCGACCTCCAGGTCGCGAGGAGCATCAGCCGCAACCTACGGCTGGCGTATGCCGGCGGCGGGATGGCCGGGCTGGCCGAGGCGTGCGACGCGCTGGGAGGAGTGATCCCGAGCACCGAACTGCTGCGCGTTGCCCGCAACCGAACGATCAACGTGCAGGCCAGGCTGTTCCTGCGTGGGGTACTTGCCGGGCCGCTGGCCGCCGCGACCCTACTCCAGCTCGACCGGCCCTGGCAGGCCTACCGGCGCGCACGCGATGCGTTCCTCGCCGGAAACGCGTGCCCCAATGCGCCCTGA
- a CDS encoding alkaline phosphatase family protein: MGTRASQLRCPPLRPVRQYFDGLVPALAMTPSRLLVIGLDGFEISLAEAMMAAGELPHLQALAANGAVFDIDHGRARATGLAWEQVATGRAPDEGGRWSAVRFDPQTYTVCQEPTRSAPIFAALDARMVVFDPPYFDLSRTSARGVTNWGAHDPGVAAHGKPLGLDRELLHRFGPYAAKPWIYGFTWPSQDRTLEAGRALAEAVRQRSRAARWLLHERLPDWDLALVTISESHSAIEQFWHGVDPDHPLHGLPSGAPAGRAMREIYREIDRLCGDLQRMAPDAGMMVFAMHGMGANQADVAAMALLPELMYRLAFGQPHAATPVWPNHLDNGIPLLEPDQSWHQAMNTLVPAQPVSGSFSRLARLRRRIQGRLGRSRSDAHRPDALEWMPAARYQPFWEHMPAFAFPAFYDGQIRLNLAGRERSGRVPIAQFEAVRDGVVDALHRTRCAITGLPVVEEIWFPRSDPLLRSDFEPDLFIQWNETPLGFDHPTAGRIGPYPFRRTGGHTGERGFAYIDWPGIAPRRGRRSAFDIVPTIFHLLGQAYPPGHSGQAITQSRP, translated from the coding sequence TTGGGAACGCGCGCCTCGCAGCTGCGTTGCCCGCCTCTTAGGCCTGTGCGACAGTACTTTGATGGACTGGTGCCCGCACTCGCTATGACCCCCTCCCGGTTACTTGTCATCGGGCTGGACGGGTTCGAGATCTCGCTCGCCGAGGCAATGATGGCGGCCGGCGAACTACCGCACCTGCAGGCGCTGGCGGCGAACGGTGCTGTGTTCGATATCGATCATGGTCGGGCACGCGCGACCGGTCTGGCGTGGGAGCAGGTCGCGACGGGTCGTGCACCCGACGAGGGGGGCCGCTGGTCCGCGGTGCGTTTTGACCCGCAAACCTACACCGTGTGCCAGGAACCGACCCGGTCGGCGCCCATCTTTGCGGCGCTCGATGCCCGGATGGTGGTCTTCGACCCCCCGTATTTCGACCTGTCGCGCACATCCGCCCGCGGGGTCACGAACTGGGGCGCACACGATCCAGGGGTCGCTGCGCACGGAAAGCCACTCGGGCTCGACCGGGAGCTCCTGCACCGCTTCGGTCCGTACGCCGCGAAACCCTGGATCTACGGCTTCACCTGGCCCTCGCAAGACCGCACCCTCGAGGCCGGCCGCGCACTGGCGGAGGCGGTGCGGCAGCGATCCCGCGCGGCGCGTTGGCTGCTGCACGAACGCTTGCCGGACTGGGATCTCGCGCTGGTAACGATCAGCGAATCGCATTCGGCGATCGAGCAGTTCTGGCACGGCGTCGATCCTGACCATCCGTTGCACGGGCTGCCTTCGGGGGCACCGGCCGGGCGCGCGATGCGTGAGATCTATCGCGAAATCGACCGCCTCTGCGGTGATCTTCAGCGGATGGCACCCGACGCCGGAATGATGGTCTTCGCGATGCACGGGATGGGTGCCAACCAGGCCGACGTTGCAGCGATGGCGCTGCTGCCCGAACTGATGTATCGGCTCGCGTTCGGCCAGCCGCATGCCGCCACTCCGGTCTGGCCAAACCACCTGGACAACGGCATTCCGCTGCTGGAGCCGGACCAGAGCTGGCATCAGGCCATGAACACTCTGGTGCCGGCGCAGCCGGTTTCCGGTTCGTTCAGCCGCCTGGCTCGGCTGCGCAGGCGGATTCAGGGCCGGCTCGGGCGTTCCCGATCGGACGCCCACCGCCCGGACGCGCTCGAATGGATGCCCGCCGCGCGTTACCAGCCGTTCTGGGAACACATGCCCGCTTTTGCTTTTCCCGCGTTCTACGATGGCCAGATCCGCCTCAATCTTGCTGGCCGAGAACGGTCCGGACGGGTTCCTATCGCGCAATTCGAGGCGGTTCGCGATGGGGTCGTCGACGCGTTGCACCGAACCCGTTGCGCCATCACCGGGCTGCCAGTGGTGGAGGAAATCTGGTTCCCCCGTTCGGATCCACTGTTGCGGTCCGATTTCGAACCGGATCTGTTCATCCAATGGAACGAAACACCACTCGGTTTCGATCATCCGACCGCGGGACGGATCGGACCCTACCCGTTCCGACGTACTGGCGGACACACGGGCGAGCGCGGATTTGCGTACATAGACTGGCCGGGCATAGCGCCGCGGCGCGGGCGTCGCAGTGCTTTCGACATCGTTCCAACGATCTTCCACCTGCTGGGCCAAGCCTACCCACCCGGGCACAGTGGTCAGGCCATCACCCAATCCAGACCGTAG
- a CDS encoding type II toxin-antitoxin system RelE/ParE family toxin: protein MKVVLSLQAREDLRDVLGYIVEDTPRAARSVLARIRERVEELQRYPHIGRPGRVPGARELVITGTPYLAPYLAVNDTLQILRACHGAR, encoded by the coding sequence ATGAAAGTCGTTCTGTCGCTCCAGGCCCGCGAGGACCTTCGGGATGTCCTCGGCTACATCGTCGAGGATACCCCCCGCGCAGCCCGATCGGTCCTCGCCCGGATCAGGGAGCGTGTCGAGGAACTCCAACGGTATCCGCACATCGGCCGGCCTGGGCGGGTGCCGGGCGCACGCGAGCTGGTCATCACCGGCACGCCGTACCTTGCCCCGTACCTGGCCGTCAACGACACCCTGCAGATCCTGCGCGCCTGCCACGGCGCCCGATAG
- a CDS encoding acetate/propionate family kinase, translating to MPGDLLVLNSGSSSLKFAVYTVDHATGNREPARRLRGQITGLDATPRFRVKDADGKTIASGDPANGARGFDQDDAFDFLLDWLDREPGGQALHAAGHRVVHGGQAFTDAVRITDEVITQLQALVPLAPLHQPHNIAPMRILARSRPDLIQIACFDTAFHHTQSAVERRLALPRAITEQGVMRYGFHGLSYEFIAESLASRMGRAETGRVVVAHLGSGASLAALRDGVSVATTMGFTALDGLPMSTRCGALDPGAVLYLLREKAMSPEDVTALLHEQSGLLGISGISGDMRTLLDSREPAAEEAVAVFVHRAVREIGALVAMLGGLDHLVFTGGIGEHASPVRERICERLEWLGVDIDRDANGRHAEQVQSERSRVGVWIIPTDEERMIARHSLRVLREHTPIL from the coding sequence ATGCCGGGGGATCTTCTGGTGCTGAACAGCGGATCCTCGAGCCTCAAGTTCGCCGTGTACACGGTGGACCACGCAACGGGAAACCGCGAACCCGCGCGCCGCCTGCGGGGCCAGATCACCGGGCTCGACGCAACACCGCGTTTCCGGGTGAAGGACGCGGACGGGAAGACCATCGCGTCGGGCGATCCGGCCAATGGCGCACGGGGTTTCGATCAGGACGATGCCTTCGACTTCCTGCTCGACTGGCTGGACCGCGAACCGGGTGGGCAGGCGCTGCATGCCGCCGGTCATCGGGTAGTGCACGGTGGCCAGGCCTTCACCGACGCGGTGCGGATCACCGACGAGGTGATCACGCAGTTGCAGGCGCTGGTGCCGCTGGCGCCCCTGCATCAGCCGCACAACATCGCGCCGATGCGGATTCTCGCCCGGTCACGGCCCGATCTGATTCAGATCGCGTGCTTCGACACCGCGTTTCATCATACCCAGTCGGCCGTCGAGCGTCGCCTCGCGCTGCCGCGTGCGATCACCGAACAGGGCGTGATGCGCTACGGTTTCCATGGCCTGTCCTACGAATTCATCGCCGAGTCACTGGCCAGCCGCATGGGCCGTGCCGAGACCGGGAGGGTCGTCGTCGCGCACCTGGGCAGCGGCGCCAGCCTCGCCGCACTCCGCGACGGCGTCAGCGTCGCCACGACCATGGGTTTCACCGCACTTGACGGGCTGCCGATGAGCACGCGCTGCGGCGCGCTGGACCCCGGTGCCGTGTTGTATCTGCTGCGCGAAAAGGCGATGAGCCCGGAGGACGTCACTGCCCTGCTCCACGAACAATCGGGGCTGCTCGGCATTTCCGGCATCAGCGGTGATATGCGCACCCTGCTCGACAGCCGGGAACCAGCTGCGGAGGAAGCCGTTGCGGTCTTCGTCCATCGGGCTGTCCGCGAGATCGGGGCGCTGGTCGCCATGCTCGGCGGGCTGGACCATCTCGTGTTCACCGGCGGCATCGGTGAACACGCCAGCCCGGTGCGCGAACGCATCTGTGAACGGCTCGAATGGCTGGGCGTCGACATCGATCGCGACGCCAACGGCAGGCACGCCGAGCAAGTCCAGAGCGAACGCAGCCGGGTTGGCGTCTGGATCATTCCCACCGACGAGGAACGGATGATCGCCCGGCACAGCCTGCGCGTGCTGCGGGAACACACACCGATCCTCTGA
- a CDS encoding bifunctional enoyl-CoA hydratase/phosphate acetyltransferase — protein MSPSDTEIENRTYDEIEIGDTARLERRLTMDDIKLFAVMSGDVNPAHVDEDFAKSSRFQEIIAHGMWGGALISTLLGTELPGPGTIYLGQTLRFKAPVVLGDVLTVTVEATEKNDEKHRIRFHCLCKNQEGKTVIEGDADVLAPTKKVRRPRAVMPRVRMAERRHLHELLEAASRPEPLPTAVVHPVDTQSMLGALQAARRGLIVPVFVGPEERIRNVAEEAGADLSEYEIVATRHSHAAAERAVALAREGAVGALMKGSLHTDELLHAALHKEKGLRTERRLSHVMAFDVPTYPRPLFITDAAINIYPSLADKADIIRNAIELARAVRIETPRVAILSAVETVNPRIASTVEAAALCKMAQRGQIQGGILDGPLAFDNAISESASHAKGIESEVAGRADILVAPDLEAANMLVKQLTYLADASGAGVVVGARVPIMLTSRADDAITRMASCALALLLADYQTRIDGD, from the coding sequence ATGTCACCCTCCGACACGGAAATCGAGAACCGCACTTACGACGAAATCGAGATCGGCGACACCGCGCGCCTCGAGCGCCGCCTGACCATGGACGACATCAAGCTGTTCGCGGTGATGTCGGGGGATGTGAATCCCGCCCACGTCGACGAGGATTTCGCAAAGAGCAGCCGTTTCCAGGAAATCATCGCCCACGGCATGTGGGGCGGCGCGCTGATCTCCACCTTGCTCGGGACCGAGCTGCCTGGGCCGGGCACGATCTATCTCGGCCAGACGCTGCGCTTCAAGGCGCCGGTGGTTCTCGGCGACGTGCTGACGGTCACGGTCGAGGCCACCGAAAAAAACGACGAGAAGCACCGCATCCGCTTCCACTGCCTGTGCAAGAACCAGGAGGGCAAGACGGTGATCGAGGGCGATGCCGATGTCCTCGCCCCGACGAAGAAGGTGCGCCGACCCAGAGCCGTGATGCCCCGGGTGCGCATGGCCGAGCGCAGGCACCTGCACGAACTCCTCGAAGCCGCTTCGAGACCGGAACCCCTGCCCACGGCCGTCGTGCATCCGGTCGATACCCAGTCGATGCTCGGTGCCCTGCAGGCCGCGCGCCGGGGGCTGATCGTCCCGGTGTTCGTCGGGCCCGAGGAGCGGATTCGCAACGTTGCCGAGGAAGCCGGGGCAGACCTGTCCGAATACGAGATCGTCGCGACCCGGCACAGCCATGCCGCCGCCGAACGCGCGGTGGCGCTGGCGCGCGAGGGAGCGGTCGGCGCGCTGATGAAGGGAAGCCTGCATACCGACGAACTGCTGCACGCCGCACTGCACAAGGAAAAGGGGCTGCGCACCGAGCGGCGCCTGAGCCATGTGATGGCTTTCGATGTCCCGACCTACCCCCGGCCATTGTTCATCACCGACGCGGCGATCAACATCTACCCGTCGCTGGCGGACAAGGCCGACATCATCCGCAACGCGATCGAGCTCGCGCGCGCGGTCAGGATCGAGACCCCGCGGGTCGCCATTCTTTCCGCGGTCGAAACCGTGAACCCCCGGATCGCGTCCACGGTCGAGGCGGCGGCGTTGTGCAAGATGGCACAGCGCGGGCAGATCCAGGGCGGAATCCTCGACGGACCGCTGGCCTTCGACAATGCGATTTCGGAGAGCGCATCCCACGCCAAGGGCATCGAGTCCGAGGTCGCCGGTCGCGCCGACATCCTGGTCGCGCCGGATCTCGAGGCCGCCAACATGCTGGTGAAACAACTGACCTACCTGGCCGATGCCAGCGGTGCCGGCGTGGTCGTCGGCGCCCGTGTTCCGATCATGCTGACCAGCCGCGCCGACGACGCGATCACCCGCATGGCCTCCTGCGCGCTGGCATTGCTCCTCGCCGATTACCAGACCCGGATCGACGGAGACTGA
- the fabI gene encoding enoyl-ACP reductase FabI, whose amino-acid sequence MNQPHSLKGKTGVVTGLANADSIAFGCARALHRAGADLILGYGHPKGEPHVRPLAEQLGDAPLLLCDVRDDAQTAALFGAAAERWGKLDFLIHSVAFAPRDDLHGRVVDSSREGFLLAMDISCHSFMRMAKLAEPLMQDGGCLITMSYHGAEKVIDNYGIMGPVKAALESSVRYMAAELGPEGIRVHAISPGPVATRAASGIRDFDQLLAEAGERSPTRRLVSIDDIGETAAFLVSDAARSITGVTTYVDGGLHIRG is encoded by the coding sequence ATGAACCAGCCACACAGTCTGAAAGGCAAGACCGGTGTCGTCACCGGTCTCGCCAATGCCGACAGCATCGCGTTCGGCTGCGCCCGCGCGCTGCATCGCGCCGGGGCCGACCTGATCCTCGGCTACGGACACCCCAAAGGTGAACCCCATGTCCGCCCGCTGGCCGAACAGCTCGGCGACGCCCCGCTACTGCTGTGCGACGTGCGCGATGACGCGCAGACCGCGGCACTGTTCGGCGCTGCCGCCGAGCGCTGGGGCAAGCTGGACTTCCTGATCCACTCGGTCGCCTTCGCGCCCCGGGATGATCTCCATGGCCGCGTGGTCGACTCGAGCCGCGAGGGTTTTCTGCTCGCGATGGACATCTCCTGCCACTCGTTCATGCGCATGGCGAAACTCGCCGAACCATTGATGCAGGATGGCGGCTGCCTGATCACGATGAGCTATCACGGTGCCGAGAAGGTCATCGACAACTACGGCATCATGGGCCCGGTGAAAGCCGCGCTGGAATCTTCGGTGCGCTACATGGCCGCCGAACTCGGCCCGGAAGGAATCCGGGTGCATGCGATCTCCCCCGGCCCGGTTGCGACCCGAGCCGCTTCGGGGATCCGCGACTTCGATCAACTACTGGCCGAAGCCGGGGAGCGTTCACCGACGCGCAGGCTGGTCAGCATCGACGACATCGGCGAAACCGCCGCATTCCTCGTCAGCGACGCCGCGCGCTCGATCACTGGTGTCACCACCTATGTCGATGGCGGCCTGCACATCAGAGGCTGA
- a CDS encoding helix-turn-helix domain-containing protein gives MAEAAGVGESYLSQIEAGNKTGAVRVLRAPVRTFAVDIGDLISPAR, from the coding sequence CTGGCAGAGGCGGCTGGGGTGGGAGAGTCCTACCTCTCGCAGATCGAGGCCGGGAACAAGACCGGCGCCGTGCGGGTACTGCGGGCGCCCGTCCGAACGTTCGCGGTGGACATTGGAGACCTGATTTCGCCGGCGCGGTAG
- a CDS encoding cupin domain-containing protein produces MADHRKPGDGEPLDEDILVALLSAQKPVPPDRETRDRIWARLRQLRVSGAGHVTRKSTEGMWFDLRPGIRVKPLHADRRAGYRSFLMQLEPGARYPSHSHDQDEECVVLKGTLRIGNLEVHEGDYHLAQCGSEHGELHSDEGALIFLRTGYAETAPGFWQRMEILGRTLRARLRG; encoded by the coding sequence ATGGCCGATCACCGCAAGCCTGGCGACGGCGAACCGCTGGACGAGGACATTCTGGTGGCCCTGCTATCCGCTCAGAAGCCTGTACCACCGGACCGGGAGACCCGTGACCGCATCTGGGCACGATTGCGACAACTGCGCGTATCGGGTGCCGGCCACGTGACCCGCAAGAGCACAGAGGGCATGTGGTTCGACCTGCGGCCGGGCATCCGCGTCAAGCCCCTGCATGCTGATCGCCGAGCCGGGTATCGATCGTTCCTGATGCAGCTCGAGCCCGGGGCTCGTTACCCGAGCCATAGCCACGACCAGGACGAGGAATGCGTTGTGCTCAAGGGAACGCTGCGAATCGGCAATCTGGAAGTCCACGAGGGCGACTATCACCTGGCCCAGTGCGGGAGCGAACATGGGGAGTTGCACAGCGACGAAGGGGCACTGATCTTCCTGCGCACCGGCTATGCCGAGACCGCCCCCGGTTTCTGGCAACGCATGGAAATTCTGGGCCGAACGCTGCGCGCGCGTTTGCGCGGATAA
- a CDS encoding sigma-70 family RNA polymerase sigma factor, which yields MDTERLLGKVAQGDEEALAALYDQTLNRLWGVTMRMVADPEAAQEIVSDSYLQIWNQAGRFDPSRGSGIGWMLMIARSRAIDHLRRERGWRQHQALDTVDENPRMSASTSTDDTRDDPESLLASLQSATALHHALATLDNRAHRLLGLAFFNGMTHAEIASHTGEPLGTIKSCIRRTQLQLREILRRH from the coding sequence ATGGACACGGAACGATTGCTGGGAAAAGTCGCCCAAGGCGATGAAGAAGCGCTTGCGGCGCTCTACGACCAAACGCTGAACCGGTTGTGGGGCGTCACGATGCGCATGGTCGCGGATCCGGAGGCGGCGCAGGAGATCGTCAGCGACAGCTACCTGCAGATCTGGAACCAGGCCGGCAGATTCGACCCAAGCCGCGGTTCAGGGATCGGCTGGATGTTGATGATTGCCCGGTCCCGAGCCATCGACCATCTGCGTCGCGAGCGCGGGTGGCGCCAGCATCAGGCTCTGGACACAGTCGATGAGAATCCGAGAATGAGCGCTTCCACCTCAACGGACGACACCCGTGACGATCCGGAATCGCTGCTGGCAAGTCTGCAGTCCGCCACTGCCCTGCACCATGCGTTGGCCACCCTGGACAATCGCGCGCATCGGCTTCTCGGGCTCGCGTTCTTCAATGGCATGACCCACGCGGAGATCGCTTCTCACACCGGCGAACCCTTGGGCACGATCAAATCGTGTATCCGGCGTACCCAACTACAGCTACGCGAAATACTACGGAGACACTGA
- a CDS encoding cupin domain-containing protein codes for MRVVTSNEHEFHPMGSSSDLEVCMVREAHDGGISGFIKIRKGATLPRHRHIAAEETYMIQGRMDLGDGRIAQAGDYLLMEPDEVHEMVAIEDSLFFVTAHRGVEWL; via the coding sequence ATGAGAGTCGTCACATCGAACGAACATGAATTTCATCCGATGGGCAGCAGCAGCGACCTGGAGGTATGCATGGTGCGGGAAGCCCACGACGGCGGCATCTCGGGGTTCATCAAAATCCGGAAAGGCGCCACGCTGCCCAGGCACCGGCACATTGCCGCGGAAGAGACCTACATGATCCAAGGCAGGATGGACCTCGGTGATGGCCGGATCGCCCAAGCGGGCGACTACCTGCTCATGGAGCCCGATGAAGTGCATGAAATGGTTGCCATCGAGGACAGCCTGTTCTTCGTAACGGCTCACCGGGGCGTCGAGTGGCTCTGA
- a CDS encoding FAD-binding oxidoreductase yields MKAITLDGAGFELTPDMLDGLKMQLQGPLLTPDDPDYQGSCSLWNAMIDRRPALVVRCLGVADVMASVRFAREHDLLLCIKGGGHNIAGLAVADGALMLDLSLMRGVWVDRERQVAHAQAGCVLGDVDRETQVHGLATVLGFVSTTGIAGLTLGGGFGYLTRRWGYTTDNVIGMDMVTADGHLVHASADEHPDLFWGLRGGGGNFGVVTGFDYQLHPVGPEVVGGVVAWPASEASAVLEHYRHLAEQAPPELTLVAMMRPAPSCSWLPKEWHGKPIVGLLACYSGDPEQGEAAVVAPIKAFGQPIGDMLVRRSYAELQKLLDVTQPKGRRYYWKSEYLPGVEPALCKKAIEHAGRIRSPHSGVILFQLAGALNRLDNDHSPVGNRDARYVFSAGGAWEQPEDDEANIAWARAAWQDLKAFSTGGAYINFQTEDEGPERMEAALGPALQRLAEVKQRWDPDNRFRVNRNIPPSGKGHG; encoded by the coding sequence ATGAAAGCGATAACTCTCGACGGTGCCGGATTCGAACTGACGCCAGACATGCTCGACGGCTTGAAGATGCAGCTCCAGGGGCCGTTGCTGACGCCGGATGACCCAGACTACCAAGGCTCGTGCAGCCTTTGGAACGCCATGATCGATCGTCGGCCGGCACTGGTGGTGCGTTGCCTGGGCGTCGCCGACGTGATGGCCAGTGTGCGTTTTGCCCGCGAGCACGACCTGCTGCTCTGCATCAAGGGCGGCGGCCACAATATCGCCGGGTTGGCGGTGGCCGACGGCGCGCTGATGCTCGATCTCTCGCTGATGCGTGGGGTCTGGGTCGACCGCGAGCGGCAGGTGGCCCACGCCCAGGCGGGCTGTGTGCTCGGGGACGTGGATCGTGAGACCCAGGTGCACGGCCTGGCCACTGTGCTCGGCTTCGTTTCGACCACTGGGATCGCGGGGCTCACGCTGGGGGGTGGCTTCGGCTACCTGACCCGCCGCTGGGGCTACACCACGGACAACGTGATCGGTATGGACATGGTGACCGCCGATGGTCATCTGGTGCATGCCAGCGCCGACGAGCATCCCGACCTGTTCTGGGGCCTGCGCGGCGGTGGCGGCAACTTCGGCGTGGTGACCGGTTTCGACTACCAGTTGCATCCCGTCGGCCCCGAGGTCGTTGGCGGCGTGGTGGCCTGGCCTGCCAGCGAGGCCTCGGCGGTGCTCGAGCACTATCGGCACCTGGCCGAGCAGGCGCCCCCTGAACTGACCCTGGTCGCCATGATGCGCCCGGCGCCGTCGTGCTCCTGGCTGCCCAAGGAGTGGCATGGCAAGCCGATCGTGGGATTGCTTGCCTGTTACAGCGGTGATCCGGAGCAAGGCGAGGCGGCAGTCGTCGCCCCAATCAAGGCGTTCGGTCAGCCCATCGGTGACATGCTGGTTCGGCGCTCCTATGCGGAGCTGCAAAAGCTGCTGGATGTGACGCAGCCCAAGGGGCGGCGCTACTACTGGAAGAGCGAATATCTGCCCGGTGTCGAGCCCGCGCTCTGCAAGAAGGCGATCGAGCATGCCGGACGCATTCGCTCGCCGCACTCGGGGGTGATCCTTTTCCAGCTCGCCGGCGCGTTGAACCGGCTCGACAACGACCACTCCCCGGTGGGCAATCGCGACGCCCGCTATGTCTTCAGTGCAGGCGGCGCATGGGAGCAACCGGAAGACGACGAGGCGAATATCGCCTGGGCGCGCGCGGCCTGGCAGGACCTGAAAGCCTTCTCCACGGGTGGCGCCTACATCAACTTCCAGACCGAGGACGAAGGGCCGGAGCGTATGGAAGCGGCCCTGGGCCCGGCCCTCCAGCGACTCGCCGAGGTCAAGCAGCGCTGGGATCCGGACAACCGTTTCCGCGTCAACCGCAACATTCCACCCAGTGGGAAAGGGCACGGGTAG
- a CDS encoding cupin domain-containing protein, which yields MSVAGSMMLLLAVATTAHAGPDPITAEPLTQRHTFSGNVSMQITQELDGLPKHVVNLDDASNVVVVEFTIQPGAVFPWHTHPGTVLINITEGDFVFMFAEDCVGREYGPGMALVDPGHSVHTAYNPSRDEPTVVIATLLGAPDEGPLTIPVDADEGAALDEKCGISTGTHAH from the coding sequence ATGTCCGTCGCCGGCTCGATGATGCTCCTGCTTGCCGTCGCGACGACGGCACATGCAGGGCCCGATCCGATCACGGCCGAGCCGCTGACCCAGCGCCACACGTTCAGCGGCAACGTCTCGATGCAGATCACACAGGAGCTCGACGGTCTGCCCAAGCACGTCGTCAACCTCGACGATGCGTCCAACGTCGTCGTGGTCGAGTTCACGATCCAGCCCGGCGCCGTGTTTCCCTGGCACACCCACCCCGGCACGGTGCTGATCAATATCACCGAGGGCGACTTCGTGTTCATGTTCGCGGAAGACTGTGTCGGGCGCGAGTACGGGCCGGGTATGGCGCTGGTCGATCCCGGGCACAGCGTGCACACCGCCTACAACCCCAGCCGGGATGAGCCCACGGTGGTCATTGCCACGCTCCTCGGAGCACCTGACGAGGGTCCACTGACAATCCCGGTCGACGCGGACGAAGGCGCGGCGCTGGACGAGAAATGCGGCATCTCAACCGGGACGCATGCGCACTGA